A genomic window from Nocardioides rotundus includes:
- the sigK gene encoding ECF RNA polymerase sigma factor SigK, with protein MSHLQPVPSGPEGEPEGAGAPELGTLLRSSARGDQAAFARLYDATAPRVYGLVLRVVRDPAQAEEVTQEAYVEIWRTAARFDPDRGSPLSWLLTIAHRKAVDRVRSAEASSRRETTYHQQDPVHATPHDSTAEQAETSMEARRVRDALGQLTEVQREAIGLAYFGGYTHTQVAAMLDLPVGTAKTRIRDGLIRLRDHLGVGGAGR; from the coding sequence GTGAGCCATCTGCAGCCCGTGCCCTCCGGCCCCGAGGGGGAGCCGGAGGGTGCGGGTGCGCCCGAGCTCGGCACACTGCTGCGGAGCTCGGCGCGGGGCGACCAGGCCGCGTTCGCCCGGCTCTACGACGCCACCGCGCCCCGGGTCTACGGCCTGGTGCTGCGGGTGGTGCGCGACCCGGCGCAGGCCGAGGAGGTCACCCAGGAGGCGTACGTCGAGATCTGGCGCACCGCCGCCCGGTTCGACCCCGACCGCGGCAGCCCGCTGAGCTGGCTGCTCACCATCGCCCACCGCAAGGCGGTCGACCGCGTCCGGTCGGCCGAGGCGTCCTCGCGGCGGGAGACGACGTACCACCAGCAGGACCCGGTCCATGCGACCCCGCACGACTCCACCGCGGAGCAGGCGGAGACCTCGATGGAGGCCCGCCGGGTGCGGGACGCCCTGGGCCAGCTCACCGAGGTGCAGCGCGAGGCCATCGGCCTGGCCTACTTCGGTGGCTACACACACACGCAAGTGGCCGCGATGCTCGACCTCCCGGTCGGCACGGCCAAGACCCGCATCCGCGACGGCCTGATCCGGCTGCGGGACCATCTGGGAGTAGGAGGTGCAGGCCGATGA
- a CDS encoding molybdopterin-dependent oxidoreductase, which produces MRTPSTLAAAGAAVLATLTGTAVAHLVAGATDPASSPVIAVGSAVIDATPTPVKEWAIATFGTWDKPILLGSVLVGVLGLAVVIGLLARRSFSLGAALMVALVATAGAAAVTRPEAGALAALPAVVAGVVGVGALWWLVGRTAARRGTGAADGPTRRGVLLGAGLLAVVAAGSGAAGQWLARARAIPASVTLPSAIKRLAPLPAGLERRIRGISPFRTPNADFYRVDTRLTLPVVDPGEWTLTIDGDVDREVSFTFAEILAMDLVERDITLTCVSNEVGGQYVGAARWLGVPLTSLLDRAGIANTRADQILSTDVDGMTISTPLAVALDGREPLLAVGMNGAPLPQAHGFPARLVTPGIYGYVGSTKWVTRLTLTTYAEQQAYWTERKWATDAPIKVSSRIDTPRPLSTTDAGEIVVAGVAWAQQRGIGKVEVRIDGGPWQEARLGPDAGVDYWRQWFLPWDARPGMHQLEVRATAEDGEQQTAVRAAPFPEGSSGIQQITVTVT; this is translated from the coding sequence ATGCGCACCCCGAGCACGCTCGCTGCCGCCGGCGCCGCGGTCCTCGCCACCCTGACCGGGACGGCGGTGGCCCACCTGGTCGCCGGAGCGACCGATCCCGCCTCCTCGCCGGTGATCGCGGTCGGCTCGGCGGTGATCGACGCGACCCCCACACCGGTCAAGGAGTGGGCGATCGCCACCTTCGGCACGTGGGACAAGCCGATCCTGCTCGGCTCGGTCCTGGTGGGGGTGCTGGGCCTCGCCGTCGTCATCGGGCTTCTGGCGCGCCGCTCCTTCTCCCTGGGAGCGGCGCTCATGGTGGCCCTGGTGGCGACGGCGGGGGCGGCGGCGGTGACGCGGCCCGAGGCAGGGGCGCTCGCCGCGCTGCCCGCCGTCGTCGCGGGGGTCGTCGGGGTCGGCGCGCTGTGGTGGCTGGTGGGGCGCACCGCGGCGCGCCGGGGGACGGGCGCGGCGGACGGGCCGACCCGCCGCGGTGTCCTGCTGGGCGCGGGCCTGCTCGCCGTCGTCGCCGCCGGCTCGGGGGCGGCGGGGCAGTGGCTGGCCCGCGCCCGGGCGATCCCGGCGAGCGTGACCCTGCCGAGCGCGATCAAGCGACTGGCGCCGCTCCCCGCCGGCCTGGAACGCCGGATCCGCGGGATCAGCCCGTTCCGCACGCCGAACGCGGACTTCTACCGGGTCGACACCCGCCTGACCCTGCCGGTCGTGGACCCGGGCGAGTGGACGCTCACCATCGACGGCGACGTGGACCGCGAGGTCAGCTTCACCTTCGCCGAGATCCTGGCGATGGACCTGGTGGAGCGCGACATCACCCTCACCTGCGTCAGCAACGAGGTGGGCGGGCAGTACGTCGGCGCGGCGCGCTGGCTCGGCGTACCCCTCACCTCTCTGCTCGACCGCGCCGGCATCGCGAACACCCGCGCCGACCAGATCCTCTCCACCGACGTGGACGGGATGACCATCTCCACCCCGCTCGCCGTCGCCCTCGACGGGCGCGAGCCGCTGCTGGCCGTCGGCATGAACGGCGCACCGCTGCCGCAGGCGCACGGGTTCCCCGCCCGGCTGGTGACGCCGGGGATCTACGGCTACGTCGGCTCCACCAAGTGGGTGACGCGGCTGACCCTGACGACCTACGCCGAGCAGCAGGCCTACTGGACCGAGCGGAAGTGGGCCACCGACGCGCCGATCAAGGTGTCCAGCCGGATCGACACGCCTCGGCCCCTCTCCACCACGGACGCGGGCGAGATCGTCGTCGCCGGCGTCGCCTGGGCCCAGCAGCGCGGGATCGGCAAGGTCGAGGTCCGGATCGACGGCGGCCCCTGGCAGGAGGCCCGCCTGGGACCGGACGCGGGCGTCGACTACTGGCGCCAGTGGTTCCTGCCGTGGGACGCCCGCCCGGGCATGCACCAGCTCGAGGTGCGGGCGACCGCGGAGGACGGCGAGCAGCAGACCGCCGTACGTGCCGCTCCGTTCCCGGAGGGCTCCAGCGGGATCCAGCAGATCACCGTCACCGTCACCTGA
- a CDS encoding enoyl-CoA hydratase-related protein, with protein sequence MTELVHYDTADLVATITLDSPHNRNALSRQLVSELFGHLERAAADEDVRVVLVRSADRVFCSGADLGEASTDGMEEGARRIVDLQRLVVSMDKPVVTRVDGPVRAGGIGLVAASDIALCAEEANFALTEVKLGLAAAIISLTVHQRMTPRGAALTTLGGEVFGGAEAAAYGLVTEAVPAGELEGRVAEVCASLATGAPQGLRESKRILNADLVRRIDEYGAEMAATSARLFASEEARTAMQEFLSRKR encoded by the coding sequence ATGACCGAACTCGTGCACTACGACACCGCCGACCTGGTCGCGACCATCACCCTGGACAGCCCGCACAACCGCAACGCGCTGTCCCGGCAGCTGGTCTCCGAGCTGTTCGGCCACCTCGAGCGGGCGGCGGCCGACGAGGACGTGCGGGTCGTGCTGGTGCGCTCCGCGGACCGGGTCTTCTGCTCCGGCGCCGACCTCGGCGAGGCCAGCACCGACGGGATGGAGGAGGGCGCCCGGCGGATCGTGGACCTCCAGCGGCTCGTGGTCTCGATGGACAAGCCGGTCGTCACCCGGGTCGACGGGCCGGTGCGCGCCGGCGGGATCGGGCTGGTCGCGGCCAGCGACATCGCGCTGTGCGCGGAGGAGGCGAACTTCGCACTCACCGAGGTGAAGCTCGGCCTCGCGGCGGCGATCATCTCCCTCACCGTCCATCAGCGGATGACGCCGCGGGGCGCGGCGCTCACCACCCTCGGCGGCGAGGTCTTCGGCGGCGCCGAGGCCGCGGCGTACGGACTGGTGACCGAGGCGGTGCCCGCCGGCGAGCTGGAGGGCCGGGTGGCCGAGGTGTGCGCCAGCCTGGCCACCGGCGCGCCGCAGGGGCTGCGGGAGTCCAAGCGGATCCTCAACGCCGATCTGGTGCGGCGGATCGACGAGTACGGCGCCGAGATGGCCGCGACATCCGCGCGGCTCTTCGCCTCCGAGGAGGCCCGCACCGCGATGCAGGAGTTCCTCTCCCGCAAGCGCTGA
- a CDS encoding HelD family protein — MNEELVEREVATEQDFVDKVYVQLDRSAANAQALAKEGHGRGRLGHEGGLVERDAMVFQAARRIAQLDAAHEGLVFGRLDLDPELDDEPRYIGRIGLRDDQRDSLLVDWRAPAAARFYQATAATPQGVVRRRVLRSAGRQVLGVEDELLDDSVETDLPIVGEGALMAQLSRARDRSMHSIVATIQAEQDEAIRAPGKGVVSISGGPGTGKTVVALHRAAYLLYNDRRRYETGGVLVVGPSGVFMRYIERVLPSLGETAVALRSLGEVVGGIRATRHDEPAVADIKGDARMAELMRRTARQQAPGSPQEFRVFYRDDTLVLDRALLGRLRRQLMSQGRRNRQLPRVASTLLDQLWKQVTGARGRERGRESFTDEMLGRRDFVEFALAWWPPLTAEQVFGWLRDPEFLARVGEGVVTPEEQRLLLKSWTAGDLSVEDVPLIDELRYALGDVPERHEDQHELDDHVGGDLQELTTASDREYAPAGRPWTPPTHRIEDDGYAHVLIDEAQDLTPMQWRMVGRRGRTASWTIVGDPAQSSWPRPEEAAAARAEALEGKEEHAFHLSTNYRNSAEIYEYAAAYADRVGLDADLPDAVRRTGEAPREVEAGDGLEEAVRAAVRETAEAVSGTVGVVVPVARRAEVNGWLASWPELADDAPSARASIDSSVPPSGTDRVVVLTGLDTKGLEFDGIVVVRPTEIEEESATGRATLYVVLTRATQLLTTVS; from the coding sequence GTGAACGAGGAGCTCGTCGAGCGCGAGGTCGCGACGGAGCAGGACTTCGTCGACAAGGTCTACGTGCAGCTGGACAGGTCGGCGGCCAACGCGCAGGCGCTGGCCAAGGAGGGGCACGGCCGCGGCCGGCTCGGCCACGAGGGCGGCCTGGTCGAGCGGGACGCGATGGTCTTCCAGGCGGCCCGCCGGATCGCCCAGCTGGACGCCGCCCACGAGGGGCTGGTCTTCGGCCGGCTCGACCTGGACCCCGAGCTCGACGACGAGCCCCGCTACATCGGCCGGATCGGCCTGCGCGACGACCAGCGCGACTCGCTGCTGGTGGACTGGCGGGCGCCCGCGGCCGCGAGGTTCTACCAGGCGACCGCGGCCACGCCGCAGGGTGTCGTACGCCGTCGCGTGCTGCGCTCCGCCGGCCGCCAGGTCCTCGGCGTGGAGGACGAGCTGCTCGACGACTCCGTCGAGACCGACCTGCCGATCGTCGGCGAGGGCGCGCTGATGGCGCAGCTCTCCCGGGCGCGGGACCGGTCGATGCACTCGATCGTGGCGACCATCCAGGCCGAGCAGGACGAGGCGATCCGCGCGCCCGGCAAGGGCGTCGTGTCCATCTCCGGCGGGCCCGGCACCGGCAAGACCGTGGTGGCGCTGCACCGGGCGGCGTACCTCCTCTACAACGACCGCCGCCGCTACGAGACCGGCGGCGTGCTCGTCGTCGGCCCGAGCGGGGTCTTCATGCGCTACATCGAGCGGGTGCTGCCCTCGCTGGGCGAGACCGCGGTGGCGCTGCGCTCGCTCGGGGAGGTCGTCGGCGGCATCCGCGCCACCCGGCACGACGAGCCGGCGGTCGCCGACATCAAGGGCGACGCCCGGATGGCCGAGCTGATGCGCCGTACCGCGCGCCAGCAGGCTCCCGGCTCCCCGCAGGAGTTCCGCGTCTTCTACCGCGACGACACCCTGGTGCTGGACCGGGCCCTGCTCGGCCGGCTCCGCCGCCAGCTGATGAGCCAGGGCCGGCGGAACCGGCAGCTGCCGAGGGTCGCCTCCACGCTGCTCGACCAGCTCTGGAAGCAGGTCACGGGCGCGCGCGGGCGCGAGCGCGGGCGGGAGTCCTTCACCGACGAGATGCTCGGCCGCCGCGACTTCGTCGAGTTCGCGCTGGCCTGGTGGCCGCCGCTGACCGCCGAGCAGGTCTTCGGCTGGCTGCGCGACCCGGAGTTCCTCGCCCGCGTCGGCGAGGGCGTCGTGACACCCGAGGAGCAGCGGCTGCTGCTGAAGTCGTGGACCGCCGGGGACCTCTCGGTGGAGGACGTCCCGCTGATCGACGAGCTGCGCTACGCGCTCGGCGACGTTCCGGAGCGGCACGAGGACCAGCACGAGCTGGACGATCACGTCGGTGGCGACCTGCAGGAGCTCACCACCGCCTCGGACCGGGAGTACGCCCCCGCCGGCCGCCCGTGGACCCCGCCCACGCACCGGATCGAGGACGACGGCTACGCCCACGTGCTGATCGACGAGGCGCAGGACCTCACGCCGATGCAGTGGCGGATGGTCGGCCGCCGCGGCCGCACGGCGTCGTGGACCATCGTCGGCGACCCGGCGCAGTCCTCCTGGCCGCGGCCCGAGGAGGCGGCCGCCGCCCGCGCGGAGGCGCTGGAGGGCAAGGAGGAGCACGCCTTCCACCTGTCCACCAACTACCGCAACTCCGCGGAGATCTACGAGTACGCCGCGGCCTACGCCGACCGGGTCGGGCTGGACGCCGACCTGCCGGACGCGGTCCGCCGTACCGGCGAGGCGCCGCGCGAGGTCGAGGCCGGCGACGGCCTGGAGGAGGCCGTGCGCGCCGCGGTCCGCGAGACCGCGGAGGCCGTCTCCGGCACGGTCGGGGTCGTCGTACCCGTCGCCCGCCGCGCGGAGGTCAACGGCTGGCTCGCCTCCTGGCCCGAGCTCGCCGACGACGCTCCGTCCGCGCGGGCCTCGATCGACTCCTCGGTCCCGCCGTCGGGCACCGACCGGGTCGTCGTGCTCACCGGCCTGGACACCAAGGGCCTGGAGTTCGACGGCATCGTGGTCGTCCGCCCGACCGAGATCGAGGAGGAGTCGGCCACCGGCCGCGCCACGCTCTACGTCGTCCTCACCCGCGCCACGCAGCTCCTGACGACCGTCTCCTGA
- a CDS encoding fasciclin domain-containing protein: MTSLKRTSGIAALALTATLGLAACGSEAENAASDATSEAGQAAEEATSEAGEAASDAESEMSGSDNADPAAQTYGEGCSAIPANGAGSFNGMATEPVATAASANPLLKTLVTAVGKADLVDTLNSAQEITVFAPTDDAFAAVPKKDLNALLKNKKQLTTVLSHHVVEGKLAPEDLSGQLTTLAGDKLKINGTGEQATIGTEKATVLCGNIPTANATVYVVDSVLMPAM; this comes from the coding sequence ATGACTTCCCTCAAGCGCACCAGCGGCATCGCCGCCCTCGCCCTCACCGCGACCCTGGGCCTGGCGGCCTGTGGCAGCGAGGCCGAGAACGCGGCCAGCGACGCCACGAGCGAGGCCGGCCAGGCGGCCGAGGAGGCCACCAGCGAGGCCGGCGAGGCCGCCAGCGACGCCGAGTCGGAGATGAGCGGCAGCGACAACGCCGACCCGGCCGCGCAGACCTACGGCGAGGGCTGCTCAGCGATCCCCGCCAACGGCGCCGGCTCGTTCAACGGCATGGCGACCGAGCCGGTGGCGACCGCCGCCAGCGCGAACCCGCTGCTGAAGACGCTGGTCACCGCCGTCGGCAAGGCCGACCTGGTCGACACCCTCAACAGCGCTCAGGAGATCACCGTCTTCGCCCCGACCGACGACGCCTTCGCCGCGGTGCCGAAGAAGGACCTCAACGCGCTGCTGAAGAACAAGAAGCAGCTCACCACCGTCCTCTCCCACCACGTGGTCGAGGGCAAGCTGGCGCCGGAGGACCTCTCCGGGCAGCTCACCACGCTGGCCGGCGACAAGCTGAAGATCAACGGCACCGGCGAGCAGGCCACGATCGGCACGGAGAAGGCGACCGTGCTGTGCGGCAACATCCCGACCGCGAACGCGACGGTGTATGTCGTGGACTCGGTCCTCATGCCGGCCATGTGA
- a CDS encoding anti-sigma factor, whose amino-acid sequence MTSEIHALSGAYAVGALDETERAQFERHLAQCSECRAEVASLREAAAALADDGAVAPPRALRDAVLADIGRVRPLPPETDRRSPAASRRLPLLVAAAVLAAVGVGVAVTEPWDRSDGTSQQQLTASERVLRAPDAQEVSVHLPGGASATVTRSVREGRAVITTHDMDAPPPGRVYQLWLQQSDGSMTDAGLMPERADQTMLLEGDAADVTGAGITVEPAGGSPQPTSDPIALFDLSGSA is encoded by the coding sequence ATGACCAGCGAGATCCACGCGCTGTCGGGTGCCTACGCCGTCGGCGCGCTCGACGAGACCGAGCGGGCGCAGTTCGAGCGACACCTCGCCCAGTGCTCCGAGTGCCGCGCCGAGGTGGCCAGCCTGCGCGAGGCGGCGGCCGCCCTCGCCGACGACGGGGCCGTCGCGCCACCGCGGGCCCTACGCGACGCCGTACTCGCCGACATCGGCCGGGTGCGGCCGCTGCCGCCGGAGACCGACCGACGCAGCCCTGCGGCCTCGCGTCGGCTGCCGCTCCTCGTCGCCGCGGCCGTGCTGGCCGCCGTCGGCGTGGGGGTGGCGGTCACCGAGCCGTGGGACCGCTCGGACGGGACCAGCCAGCAGCAGCTGACCGCGAGCGAGCGGGTGCTGCGGGCGCCGGACGCCCAGGAGGTGTCGGTGCACCTGCCGGGCGGCGCGAGCGCCACCGTGACCCGGTCGGTGCGCGAGGGCCGCGCCGTCATCACCACCCACGACATGGACGCGCCCCCACCGGGCCGGGTCTACCAGCTGTGGCTGCAGCAGTCCGACGGCTCGATGACCGATGCGGGCCTGATGCCCGAGCGCGCCGACCAGACGATGCTGCTCGAGGGCGACGCGGCCGACGTCACCGGCGCAGGCATCACGGTCGAGCCCGCCGGCGGGTCGCCGCAGCCCACGAGCGACCCGATCGCGCTGTTCGACCTCTCGGGGTCGGCATGA
- a CDS encoding SigE family RNA polymerase sigma factor, which yields MTGSTVFEEFVAARSTALLRTAYLLTRDHGQAEDLLQTALTKAYLAWQRIDGDPEPYVRRILVTTYASWWRRKWNGEMPTEELPEEGRQNDRIGEDGDLWAAMGRLPRRQRAVVVLRYFEDLTEAQTADLLGISVGTVKSQTSKALAKLRIDPSLATEGDPA from the coding sequence ATGACCGGCAGCACCGTCTTCGAGGAGTTCGTGGCCGCGCGCTCGACGGCGCTGCTGCGAACGGCGTACCTCCTCACGCGCGACCACGGACAGGCCGAGGACCTGCTGCAGACCGCGCTGACCAAGGCCTACCTCGCCTGGCAGCGGATCGACGGCGACCCCGAGCCCTACGTCCGCCGGATCCTGGTCACCACCTACGCCTCGTGGTGGCGGCGGAAGTGGAACGGCGAGATGCCCACCGAGGAGCTCCCCGAGGAGGGCCGCCAGAACGACCGGATCGGCGAGGACGGCGACCTGTGGGCGGCAATGGGCCGGCTCCCGCGACGGCAGCGCGCGGTGGTCGTGCTCCGCTACTTCGAGGACCTGACCGAGGCCCAGACCGCCGACCTGCTCGGGATCTCCGTCGGCACCGTGAAGAGCCAGACCAGCAAGGCACTCGCCAAGCTGCGCATCGACCCGTCCCTCGCGACGGAGGGAGACCCGGCATGA
- a CDS encoding FAD-dependent oxidoreductase yields MRGAAPRSVAVVGSGVAGLTAAYVASRTATVTLFEADDRLGGHADTHEVATPDGPLAIDTGFIVHNERTYPTLLRLFAELGVRTQDSEMSMSVRDDRTGREYAGALGLRGLFPTPANLHDPAYLAMLTEVPRFHRRARRLLRTEGAGADLTLRDFLARGRFSDTFATDFMEPLVAAVWSCDPAIALDYPARYLFTFLDHHGMLGVLGSPQWRTVLGGSREYVRRVAEAVGDVRLGAKVTSVLETPDGVEVTDGNGRVTRVDAVVIATHPGQALSMLARPTPAQADVLGAMPYSTNPALLHTDTSLLPRAENARASWNFRRRADGADGVTVTYDLTRLMRLPVGGDGTRYLVTLGGEDLVDPAGVIDRMEYAHPIYSPSSVAAQGRLGECDTDRIVLAGAYHGWGFHEDGARSGLAAVRRLGLDWPAPDARRALARPGLYRTTIRHTRRAPRRRDFTHASHTWLVDLDAVPDHGRFGTFEARDHLGDPDRSIRENVEAFLARHDVELDGGRILMAAQPRALGWCFNPISVFWCFRGDDLAGVVVEVHNTYGDRHAYLVHPDAQGRSRTEKQMYVSPFHGVDGHYEVAVPPPVSDPAGDGPDRLEVAVTLVPGDSGDARFSASLSGRRVDDATRSQVRRAALASWRGSALIHAHGVWLWARRLPVRPRPAHTPQEGVSR; encoded by the coding sequence ATGAGGGGAGCCGCGCCGCGCAGCGTGGCCGTCGTCGGATCCGGGGTCGCCGGGCTGACGGCGGCCTACGTCGCCTCCCGCACCGCCACGGTGACGCTCTTCGAGGCCGACGACCGGCTCGGCGGGCACGCCGACACCCACGAGGTCGCCACGCCCGACGGGCCGCTGGCGATCGACACCGGCTTCATCGTGCACAACGAGCGCACCTACCCCACGCTGCTGCGGCTCTTCGCCGAGCTCGGCGTCCGGACGCAGGACTCGGAGATGTCCATGTCGGTGCGCGACGACCGCACGGGCCGGGAGTACGCCGGCGCGCTGGGCCTGCGGGGGCTCTTCCCGACCCCGGCCAACCTGCACGACCCGGCGTACCTCGCGATGCTGACCGAGGTCCCGCGTTTCCACCGGCGCGCCCGGCGGCTGCTGCGCACCGAGGGCGCCGGCGCTGACCTCACCCTGCGCGACTTCCTGGCCCGCGGCCGGTTCAGCGACACCTTCGCCACAGACTTCATGGAGCCGCTCGTGGCGGCGGTGTGGTCGTGCGACCCGGCGATCGCGCTGGACTACCCCGCGCGCTACCTCTTCACCTTCCTGGACCACCACGGGATGCTCGGCGTCCTCGGGTCGCCGCAGTGGCGCACCGTGCTCGGCGGCTCGAGGGAGTATGTCCGGCGCGTGGCGGAGGCGGTCGGCGACGTCCGGCTCGGCGCGAAGGTCACCTCCGTGCTGGAGACGCCCGACGGGGTCGAGGTCACCGACGGCAACGGCCGGGTGACGCGCGTCGACGCCGTCGTGATCGCGACCCACCCCGGCCAGGCCCTCTCCATGCTCGCGCGCCCGACGCCCGCGCAGGCCGACGTGCTCGGGGCGATGCCGTACTCCACCAACCCGGCGCTGCTGCACACCGACACCTCCCTGCTGCCGCGCGCGGAGAACGCCCGGGCGTCGTGGAACTTCCGCCGCCGCGCCGACGGCGCGGACGGGGTGACCGTGACCTACGACCTGACCCGGCTGATGCGGCTGCCGGTCGGCGGCGACGGCACCCGCTACCTGGTCACCCTCGGCGGCGAGGACCTGGTCGACCCCGCAGGCGTGATCGACCGGATGGAGTACGCCCACCCCATCTACTCCCCCTCCTCGGTGGCCGCCCAGGGCCGGCTCGGCGAGTGCGACACCGACCGGATCGTGCTCGCGGGCGCCTACCACGGCTGGGGGTTCCACGAGGACGGCGCGCGCTCCGGCCTGGCCGCCGTACGCCGCCTCGGGCTGGACTGGCCCGCGCCGGACGCCCGCCGCGCCCTCGCCCGTCCGGGGCTCTACCGCACCACGATCCGGCACACCCGCCGCGCACCCCGCCGCCGCGACTTCACCCACGCCTCCCACACCTGGCTGGTCGACCTCGACGCGGTCCCCGACCACGGCCGGTTCGGCACCTTCGAGGCCCGCGACCACCTCGGCGACCCGGACCGCAGCATCCGCGAGAACGTCGAGGCGTTCCTCGCCCGGCACGACGTCGAGCTGGACGGCGGCCGGATCCTGATGGCCGCGCAGCCGCGGGCGCTCGGCTGGTGCTTCAACCCGATCAGCGTCTTCTGGTGCTTCCGCGGCGACGACCTGGCGGGCGTCGTGGTCGAGGTGCACAACACCTACGGCGACCGGCACGCCTACCTCGTCCACCCCGACGCGCAGGGGCGGTCGCGGACCGAGAAGCAGATGTACGTCTCGCCGTTCCACGGCGTCGACGGCCACTACGAGGTCGCCGTACCCCCACCGGTCTCCGACCCCGCCGGCGACGGCCCGGACCGGCTCGAGGTCGCGGTGACGCTCGTCCCCGGCGACTCGGGCGACGCCCGCTTCAGTGCCTCCCTGTCCGGCCGGCGCGTCGACGACGCGACCCGCTCGCAGGTACGGCGGGCCGCGCTCGCCTCCTGGCGCGGCTCGGCCCTCATCCACGCCCACGGCGTCTGGCTGTGGGCCCGGCGCCTGCCCGTCCGTCCCCGTCCCGCCCACACTCCCCAGGAGGGCGTCTCGCGATGA